Proteins encoded within one genomic window of Entelurus aequoreus isolate RoL-2023_Sb linkage group LG26, RoL_Eaeq_v1.1, whole genome shotgun sequence:
- the tcta gene encoding T-cell leukemia translocation-altered gene protein homolog isoform X2: MEDSWDFEFLSRIADSCLSFMSEFVEDWLANDLRVSIFKILLGWLILSLVAIHFAWKVYGNTVNDMYYRQGSGQNGSTPDTTAGLGRWGAAAGEPFKTHGD, translated from the exons ATGGAGGATTCTTGGGATTTTGAGTTTCTGTCCCGTATCGCTGACAGCTGCTTGTCATTTATGTCTGAATTCGTGGAGGACTGGCTGGCAAACGACCTGAGAGTGTCCATATTTAAAATCCTTCTCGGCTGGTTGATTTTAAGCCTCGTAGCGATTCACTTCGCCTGGAAGGTGTACGGGAACACAGTGAACGACATGTATTACAGACAGG GGAGTGGACAAAACGGAAGTACACCTGACACAACAGCTGGTTTAGGACGATG GGGTGCTGCCGCGGGAGAACCTTTCAAGACTCACGGAGATTGA
- the tcta gene encoding T-cell leukemia translocation-altered gene protein homolog isoform X1, which translates to MEDSWDFEFLSRIADSCLSFMSEFVEDWLANDLRVSIFKILLGWLILSLVAIHFAWKVYGNTVNDMYYRQGSGQNGSTPDTTAGLGRCFLSFLQGCCRGRTFQDSRRLTAQYCGTKKIPGTANAP; encoded by the exons ATGGAGGATTCTTGGGATTTTGAGTTTCTGTCCCGTATCGCTGACAGCTGCTTGTCATTTATGTCTGAATTCGTGGAGGACTGGCTGGCAAACGACCTGAGAGTGTCCATATTTAAAATCCTTCTCGGCTGGTTGATTTTAAGCCTCGTAGCGATTCACTTCGCCTGGAAGGTGTACGGGAACACAGTGAACGACATGTATTACAGACAGG GGAGTGGACAAAACGGAAGTACACCTGACACAACAGCTGGTTTAGGACGATG TTTTCTGTCATTTTTGCAGGGGTGCTGCCGCGGGAGAACCTTTCAAGACTCACGGAGATTGACCGCACAGTATTGTGGAACAAAAAAAATCCCAGGCACCGCGAATGCACCGTAG
- the glyctk gene encoding LOW QUALITY PROTEIN: glycerate kinase (The sequence of the model RefSeq protein was modified relative to this genomic sequence to represent the inferred CDS: inserted 1 base in 1 codon) produces MARLLSLFRPQPFVTLLGNRNMSLDYGARQVFVAAVESVQPDVVVXSGLQRKNDSVFVGGHEFPLQNNVHMVGFGKAVLGMAAETERIVEDHLVGGVISVPHGIQQTLRQHGKNHLLVTGSSRIRVMEGAQHNLPDSDSMKASECITKLASELTDKDLLLVLISGGGSALLPAPIPPITLQEKLDVTRKLAAAGATIQELNTVRRALSTLKGGGLARCAHPAQVLGLILSDVIGDPLDLIASGPTVGGQVCREDVLAVLQRYKLLDSAPASVKDVLGRLPPLQEVKGEEAGRVLNAVIGSNSVALQRAAHRAQELGFNPVVLSPCVCGDVRSVSHLYGLLARFACPHQEPSSEILAKVLKLGPEVGVDSEDLRRTMQSLERLSSQAGGATCVLAGGEPTVQLTGKGRGGRNQELAMRVGLELRGFQGPVFLSGGTDGQDGPTEAAGAVTDGGLHEEAERQGLDISNFLHNNDSFTFFERLSGGHNLLRPGLTCTNVMDVHVLIIPH; encoded by the exons ATGGCACGTCTTCTTTCTCTGTTCCGGCCCCAACCATTTGTGACTCTGCTTGGGAACAGGAACATGTCACTGGACTATGGAGCACGCCAGGTGTTCGTCGCGGCGGTGGAGTCCGTGCAGCCGGACGTTGTGG CGTCAGGCTTGCAGCGTAAAAACGACTCAGTCTTCGTCGGAGGACACGAATTCCCCCTCCAAAACAACGTGCACATGGTGGGCTTTGGCAAAGCCGTGCTGGGCATGGCCGCCGAGACGGAGAGGATCGTGGAAGATCACCTCGTGGGCGGAGTCATCAGCGTGCCACACGGCATTCAGCAGACCTTAAGGCAACACGGTAAAAA TCACCTGCTGGTAACAGGAAGTAGTCGCATCAGAGTCATGGAGGGCGCTCAACACAACCTGCCTGACTCTGACTCCATGAAGGCGTCCGAGTGCATCACCAAGTTGGCGAGTGAACTCACAGACAAAGACCTGCTGCTCGTTCTTATCTCAG GTGGAGGTTCTGCACTGTTACCTGCACCCATCCCTCCAATAACGCTGCAGGAGAAGTTGGACGTCACTCGCAAACTGGCGGCCGCCGGCGCCACCATTCAAGAGCTGAACACGGTGCGACGTGCCCTTTCCACCTTAAAAGGCGGAGGACTTGCACGATGTGCTCATCCTGCTCAG GTGCTCGGGTTGATACTGTCTGACGTGATAGGCGACCCACTGGACCTGATAGCGAGCGGCCCCACAGTGGGGGGTCAGGTGTGTCGCGAGGACGTGCTGGCTGTTCTTCAGCGCTACAAGCTGCTGGACTCCGCACCGGCCTCCGTGAAGGACGTGCTGGGGAGACTGCCTCCGCTACAGGAAGTTAAAGGGGAGGAGGCGGGGCGTGTCCTCAACGCTGTGATCGGCTCCAACAGCGTCGCCCTCCAGCGTGCGGCCCATCGTGCGCAGGAATTGGGTTTTAATCCGGTGGTGCTTTCGCCGTGTGTGTGTGGCGATGTGCGGTCGGTGTCCCATCTGTACGGCCTCTTGGCTCGCTTCGCCTGCCCCCACCAGGAGCCTTCGTCTGAGATCCTAGCCAAGGTGCTGAAGCTAGGACCCGAGGTGGGCGTGGACAGCGAGGACCTGCGCCGCACCATGCAGAGCTTGGAGCGGCTTTCTTCACAGGCGGGGGGCGCCACATGCGTGTTGGCGGGGGGCGAGCCCACCGTGCAGCTGACGGGTAAAGGCCGTGGAGGTCGGAACCAGGAGCTGGCAATGAGAGTGGGGCTGGAGCTGAGAGGTTTCCAGGGTCCCGTCTTCCTGAGCGGCGGAACCGACGGTCAGGATGGACCCACTGAGGCGGCGGGGGCCGTTACTGATGGAGGGTTGCATGAAGAGGCCGAGAGACAAGGCCTGGACATCTCCAACTTCCTCCACAACAACGATTCCTTCACTTTTTTTGAACGCCTCTCTGGGGGGCACAACTTACTGCGACCGGGGCTAACCTGCACCAACGTCATGGACGTGCACGTCCTGATTATTCCACACTGA